The Natribaculum luteum genome contains the following window.
GACGCAACACCCCTCCGATGCACCGGCTGAGTGGACCGTCAAGGTGAGCAACCATGCTGGCTTTCCCCAGTGGAACAGGCCAACGGACGAGACATTCGAGCGAGCATCCTGGCAACTTCATGAATCGCTGGAAGCCGGTCTCAAGGCGTTGAGTCACGTCCGTGTAACGACGCTCGAATCAGATCCTGTTACCAACAGCGAGAGGTTCAACAACGGTGAGATCACCAGTATCAGTGTTCCCGTAATTTAAGCTCTCGACTAGCCAAGCTGTATCCACCACGCGTCTCGGCCACACAATCTTTCAAATAGATACCACGTACAGATACTAGCCCACGCATGAATGAGCGACGAAATCGTCAAATGAGTGCCATCGTTGGTGCGTTTCTTGTCCTCATCGCTGGTGGTGTCGTCCTACTTGTTGAGAATCTGTTCAAAACACCACTCCTACTCAGCCAGGTGACGTTGCTAGGACTGGCAGGCATCTTCGATATCGTAGCAGCGACCGACACGCAACTAACTGCCCGCTGGGCATGGTATCAATGGAGCGGCCTCGGAAACATCTTTCTCGGACTGTCACTCCCACTTGGGTTCGTGGGAAGTAAACACAGCCTCTTTTTCCTTCTAGTGGCCGCCATCGGTGGACTTTCGCTAGCGGCAATGGGCATTGACATGCTCGTCTACCATGGAAAGTATACCCGTGGTGAGAGACTCGATCGAAATGGTACATAAAGTGAACGACCACTCCAGCTTTCTTCGGTAGGGCGGTCCAACGGACACGGTATTCGAGCAAGAATCATGACAGTTCAATAACTAACTTCCGAGAAGCTGTCGATTGAGTCTGCAGGACGACTGTCAATTCAGATCACCAGCAAGCTTTGGCGAACAGCCCTGTGACTACTCTCACGACTGCAGTCGTGGGTGTTCTCCTCGAATATCTGTAATCACCAACTGTCGGTACTCCAGCCTGTTGGTGAATATAGGTACTGCCTCCAGTACGCATCACCGAGTATCTTCTACTCGACTGTGCTTCAAGCAGCGATTTTCTTGGCGCCATGAGGCAGGAGGCGCACTCAACAGTGAGCCGTCATGTGGTTTACAATGACTGATCCAAATCCGATTGACAACACTGCAGACGATCACAGCCGGTTCGAAGCCAGACTCGTTGCCCATGATCGAGATGCAACTTGCGTCGTGACAGCAGATATCGGCGATACAACCGCCCGACAGCTCGTTACGGAACTCATCGATAACGGTGTGGTAACGCCGGTACCTGGCAAACGGGTGTTCGTCCACGAGCCAAGTGGGACTGCCTTTGACTCGAGCACTCAGCTTGCTGTTTTCCATCGTGGCTGGACGGCTGCTCACAACGCCAACACGGAGAGTGAGTGATGTGGCAGACGCTCGCTGACTGTACCTTCTGCGATGCCCTGTCCGGCACCGGGTCTGGCAAGGCGCATACGTGGGGCCAAGACGAGCAGGTCACCAACCCAATCTGTGTCGACTGCGTTATCAAGGCGGAGCCGGGCCCTGGCGAGCGCGATCACTGCACCTGTGACGGCTGCTGTAGGCTCGTCGTCGACATGATCGCGGCGTCGCCGGCGTTTCACGCCGGCTTCCAGCGGGGCCTTCGGTCCCGCCCGGCTCACACGGTTCCGCGTCGAACTCGGCCATCTCGAGAGATCGTTACAGCTGTGTGCGAGGTGTAGCCCCGGTGGGCCAGCTACCGACTGGACGCGTGACCTCAAGGAGCCCCTCGTCACGACGCCGATAGAGTGAATGATAGAGGTAAACCGACCTTCGGACGTGAGTGTACTCTTCCTGTAACAAACACCCAAATAGCTATGCACCCACGGTACCAACAATAATCTATGTCGAGCGGCACCATCGATATCGACGAGTTCGAGAACGCCGACGACGATGAATTTGAGGAACGAAACGACACCGAACGGATCGTGCTGTTCCTCGACAAGAACGACGACCGGGCGTGGAAGGCGGCGACGATTGCTGACCAACTCGAACTGGATACGGACGCCGTTAGTGCCATCCTCTCGCGACTGAAGGAACGAGGTCTTGTGCGGCACAAGCGCCCGTACTGGGCGATCACAGACAACGAGGACCGACTTCGAGCTGCCTACCAACTTCACCAGCACCATCAGACTGCAGACGAACAGTACGGCGAAGAGCATCTCGAGAAGTTGAAGACTGACGAAATGGAGGAAGTGCGGTGACCGCGTTCGATGAACTGGAACGCGGCGACATTATTTGGGGGACCGATCCACTCTCGGACAAAGGTCGTCCGATGCTTGTTCTGGGAACACCTCGGTTCCCGAACCACGGCGTACAGCTGATCACTGTCCTGATCTCCACGAAAGGTTATCATGAAGAATCGCTCACGCTCCGCGATGACGACTACAAAGGCGAGCCACTCGGGGAACGAAGTCACGTTCTTCCGTGGTCGCTCGCGACCCTCAACGGTGTGTCAGAGGTGGAATTCCATATGACCTCTCTCGTCGGCGAACGCACCGAGAACGTGGCCACACAGTTAATCAGCTACATTTCCTCCTGAGCGAACCGTGCTATTGTCAACGGCGACACCGGGCAATCGACATCGGGGCCAGTAACACGAATGCGTGGTGGCAGGACAACCGAGTCACCGTTCCTATTTTCAGCAGTGTTCAGCAGTAACCCGTTGGAATTGGGTGTACTGACGGGTGGCTGGGCCACACCCATCACCGCCATCCGCATTCGACTCTGACAGGGCGACAGCGGGCGTTATGACAGCCGACCCACCACCAGCGGTCGCCCCTGTCCGTTCGGGCTCGTAGGCAACAACGCCACGCCCGAACGCGAGCCGCGTGCCAACGGAACGGCGAGCTGGCACGGTTTCCGAATCCCCCGTATAGGAGGACATGAAACCGTGATCCAGTCCATCCGTCTCGCTGAAGAACACGCGAGCCACGTTCACCGCCGCGATGTAATCTCGATCACCTTCAAACCCGCACCGAGCGTTGTCGCAGCGGAAGTGCCCACCCCACCACACCTCCTCCGTGTGGTCGGGAGACTTGCACGTATGGCCAGTCGAACCACAACGCGGACACGACCGACTCGTCCCCTGCGGGTACACCCGATCCACGTCCACGCCAACGTACTCGCAGCGGTACTCGATCTTCTCGATAATCTCGCGCCGCGCCCAACTCGACAGCTCCCACGACAACCCACCTTCACCAGACGGTGGGGACAGCGACCGCAAATCCTCGTGAACCACGGCGTCCACGTCGTACACCAAGGCGAGCGCGACGACCTGATTCGCCACATCATGTGTCAACTGCTCGCGCTTGTGCTGGATTTTGGTGTTCACTCGTTCGTACTCTGCCTGCACTGTTTTGAACGCTGCCGTGTGATCCCGCCCACTCCGGCGAAGTTCCGCCAACTGATCGTTCAACCGCTGTCGCTCCCGGTGCAGTCGGCGCATCCCGTCACGATCAGTAACTCGAACGAAATGCGGCCGCGACACCTGTTCGCCAGTCTCCTCAACGACGACCGCGGTCACGTCCTTCCGCATCCCGGCGTCGAGCGCCAACACGCGTTCTGCATCACCGTCTGTGTCGG
Protein-coding sequences here:
- a CDS encoding MarR family transcriptional regulator, giving the protein MSSGTIDIDEFENADDDEFEERNDTERIVLFLDKNDDRAWKAATIADQLELDTDAVSAILSRLKERGLVRHKRPYWAITDNEDRLRAAYQLHQHHQTADEQYGEEHLEKLKTDEMEEVR
- a CDS encoding PemK-like protein, which encodes MTAFDELERGDIIWGTDPLSDKGRPMLVLGTPRFPNHGVQLITVLISTKGYHEESLTLRDDDYKGEPLGERSHVLPWSLATLNGVSEVEFHMTSLVGERTENVATQLISYISS
- a CDS encoding transposase, with product MTDHLSLPLRLPETHHDAHERLDEFVQHVATRILHLRWTPEYLDDIHDADYQAWTYFDEHQPFEELDDHALYHSIHGEDPPADFELYVPSRIRRCILQKVGETLRSHADRRDAFYAIQRVLPTHKIRRIHRRRIKEQLWEDGEYLSGGYVDVLIDQLNTYYDRHGRYPDTYFELQDPPEYSNGALPYSADDGPTSGQAVNYHYDENEQSVTVKVKTPDTVTPERRGDWSWHEHDLAGYDAFYTLTQHGSLSAPEFQSTWRKNGDHIHELSFPVEVDNADTDGDAERVLALDAGMRKDVTAVVVEETGEQVSRPHFVRVTDRDGMRRLHRERQRLNDQLAELRRSGRDHTAAFKTVQAEYERVNTKIQHKREQLTHDVANQVVALALVYDVDAVVHEDLRSLSPPSGEGGLSWELSSWARREIIEKIEYRCEYVGVDVDRVYPQGTSRSCPRCGSTGHTCKSPDHTEEVWWGGHFRCDNARCGFEGDRDYIAAVNVARVFFSETDGLDHGFMSSYTGDSETVPARRSVGTRLAFGRGVVAYEPERTGATAGGGSAVITPAVALSESNADGGDGCGPATRQYTQFQRVTAEHC